In one Calditrichota bacterium genomic region, the following are encoded:
- a CDS encoding DUF1670 domain-containing protein, with product MIPTPGYIKRYRSAETRFLSGILDNFFKREFPNFFGPILREKLVNELIDILDNTLPLKDRVKPGQIVWNAVDKSTRPDSKKCKFVPVILTLISEEDIEKLKNGVPMAKIRDHALARILKEAYEQGALLSMRDVGLFSWRHASFLTTCRKKYEKEHNTILPTTGSIQDMGTCISHKELIIKKVVIEKKDPLTVAKETKHTLRAVDRYLKNFYRVQYCFRDNHDVEFTSRATGLSKNLIKNYFQILEDIDNNQKNP from the coding sequence ATGATCCCCACCCCTGGATATATAAAAAGATATCGCTCTGCTGAAACCCGTTTTCTATCGGGCATATTGGATAATTTCTTTAAACGCGAATTTCCTAATTTCTTTGGGCCAATTTTAAGAGAAAAATTAGTGAATGAATTGATTGATATCTTGGATAACACATTACCTTTAAAAGATCGAGTCAAACCAGGACAAATCGTCTGGAATGCTGTCGACAAGTCAACCAGACCTGATTCTAAAAAATGTAAATTTGTCCCGGTGATCTTAACACTTATTTCCGAAGAGGATATTGAAAAACTCAAAAATGGCGTCCCAATGGCCAAAATTAGAGATCACGCTTTAGCTCGGATTCTCAAGGAAGCCTACGAACAAGGCGCTTTGTTATCCATGAGAGATGTCGGCTTGTTTTCCTGGCGCCACGCTAGCTTTCTTACCACTTGTCGAAAAAAATATGAGAAAGAGCATAATACCATCTTGCCCACCACAGGATCCATTCAAGATATGGGAACTTGTATTTCTCATAAAGAATTAATTATTAAAAAAGTAGTCATTGAAAAAAAAGATCCGTTAACCGTTGCTAAAGAAACTAAGCATACCCTACGTGCGGTTGACCGATATCTAAAAAATTTTTACAGAGTACAATATTGTTTTAGAGATAATCATGATGTCGAATTTACGTCAAGAGCAACTGGCTTATCAAAAAATCTCATTAAAAACTATTTCCAAATATTAGAAGATATCGACAATAATCAAAAAAATCCTTGA
- a CDS encoding DUF1670 domain-containing protein: MINNSSLTKWDRLESKNLDIQFTNEIIHGLNCSPFEASAILETVYKVFDCYFETNVTLKPGQIRLQLMSIEARPSQKLSEAKQVTVTLTLNDDNEDLAIRKKYGVVGLRRHKIERVCQEAFDQGGLLTVEDLAYRIFNCGQRTICRDLDYFRKQNIFIPLRSTVKDMGRTITHKLMIIKLWAQGKEYSEIKRDTHHCLRAVQNYIDKFKRTIALANEGYDVNRIAFLLRLSSALVEQYIKIYNQIDFAEHRTQELNTFLKKSLTISPKTEKRQ; the protein is encoded by the coding sequence ATGATTAACAACAGTTCATTAACAAAATGGGATCGTCTTGAAAGCAAGAATCTCGATATACAATTTACAAATGAAATTATTCATGGTTTAAATTGTTCTCCATTTGAAGCTTCAGCTATTTTGGAAACCGTATATAAAGTTTTTGATTGTTATTTTGAAACAAATGTCACATTAAAACCCGGGCAAATACGTTTGCAACTGATGTCCATCGAAGCCAGACCTTCCCAAAAGCTCTCTGAAGCAAAACAGGTCACGGTTACGCTAACACTCAACGATGACAATGAGGATCTTGCTATTCGTAAAAAGTATGGTGTCGTTGGCTTAAGACGCCACAAGATCGAACGCGTGTGTCAAGAAGCTTTTGACCAGGGCGGTTTATTAACGGTTGAGGATTTAGCTTATCGTATTTTTAATTGTGGACAGCGGACGATCTGTCGTGATCTAGATTATTTCAGAAAACAAAACATCTTTATCCCGTTGCGCTCCACCGTTAAAGATATGGGGAGAACGATAACCCATAAACTGATGATCATTAAACTGTGGGCGCAAGGTAAAGAATACTCTGAAATTAAAAGAGACACCCATCATTGCTTACGAGCTGTGCAAAACTATATCGACAAATTTAAAAGAACAATTGCTCTTGCCAATGAAGGCTATGATGTTAATCGAATCGCATTTTTACTCCGATTGTCTTCAGCTTTAGTTGAGCAATATATTAAAATATACAACCAGATCGATTTTGCCGAACATCGTACTCAAGAATTGAACACTTTTTTAAAAAAAAGTCTAACCATCTCACCAAAGACGGAGAAAAGACAATGA
- a CDS encoding T9SS type A sorting domain-containing protein, producing MNPQKTFSTDLFKTNKIFLFTITTMLLFFIAIQQTFAGPPQFNPVGEERYMNSNIFVVEGNEVSFTISAEDPDGDALVYSALDVPSWATFNASTGVFSGSAPYWADDYSTRENQHNVYDVAFEVTDGTYTVKKIVSIYVIDAAWPEKTVAELVAERPIKAGGEIGTPVEITAVQEQTIQSSYGGGKTLRKITFAFTSQVPDVDGWESDWESTINYVFLPQTLAVENVGAVIEGSYAQNFGDSELAERACAELDLPVLIIDRSWPWDQGHNLMEKYDSLAVVKRDPEYLFYTFTTGHYLRSIDALITVINQKTDWQVSYDNFKVVFTGHSKFGHSCYNVAAAAPDRVAGFMANGCTIIDTGASRLLGEIQGAIGTKPEAFVNYRAVLERYYFESLKIMDQMDQNVKALIIQGTDDDKNRDTGYTPKYIMLTADKQATISHAIGCLANAPHTTQTPLHATYWTTWLAHCLLDRPLTHIDSVYHYFDGSKLIVTAKISGETTVHKVVLWATDQSDLDVSSWNGFTNYSMSLNGDVYTAEIPANSTAYFVEVRDEAGDVPGLIASPPLPVDKDYPTMPQPPGEIANLRAETGSSNIVLNWTNPNDTDFCGIVIRCGTTNYPESPVSGELIYDGNGTTATHNVSTETNLYYTAFTYDSNGNYSNGVNLLIQGTTGVQNDDAAKLPAHFELNQNYPNPFNPETTIRFQLPVSSNVTLKIYDLLGNEICTLIDGDKVAGVHSAIWDGKNNSGQKVASGIYFYQIKAGNQFSQTRRMLFLK from the coding sequence ATGAATCCTCAAAAAACTTTTTCCACAGACCTTTTCAAAACCAACAAAATTTTCTTATTCACAATTACAACCATGCTTTTATTTTTTATTGCTATCCAGCAAACTTTTGCCGGGCCGCCCCAATTTAATCCTGTCGGCGAGGAACGATACATGAATTCCAATATCTTTGTCGTCGAAGGAAATGAAGTTTCATTTACGATTTCAGCGGAAGATCCGGATGGCGACGCACTCGTTTACTCTGCTTTGGATGTACCGAGCTGGGCGACTTTTAATGCTTCGACGGGCGTTTTTTCCGGCAGCGCACCTTATTGGGCGGATGATTACAGTACAAGGGAAAATCAGCATAACGTTTATGATGTTGCTTTTGAAGTAACCGACGGCACATACACCGTGAAGAAAATTGTCTCCATTTATGTGATTGACGCAGCATGGCCAGAAAAGACAGTTGCTGAATTAGTCGCTGAGCGCCCTATCAAAGCCGGCGGCGAAATCGGTACGCCGGTAGAAATTACCGCTGTTCAGGAACAGACAATACAATCAAGCTATGGCGGCGGAAAAACGTTGCGAAAAATCACTTTTGCTTTTACCAGTCAGGTTCCTGACGTTGACGGTTGGGAAAGCGACTGGGAATCGACGATAAATTACGTCTTTTTGCCGCAAACCCTTGCCGTAGAAAACGTCGGCGCTGTGATTGAAGGCAGCTATGCCCAAAATTTTGGCGATAGTGAGTTAGCAGAACGCGCCTGTGCAGAACTTGATTTGCCCGTGCTGATAATCGATCGCAGTTGGCCCTGGGATCAAGGCCATAATCTCATGGAAAAGTATGACAGTTTGGCTGTGGTGAAACGTGATCCGGAATATCTGTTTTATACCTTCACTACGGGGCATTACTTGCGCTCCATTGATGCCTTAATTACAGTCATCAACCAAAAAACAGACTGGCAGGTTTCTTACGACAATTTTAAAGTTGTATTTACAGGCCACTCCAAATTCGGGCACTCCTGCTATAATGTTGCCGCCGCAGCACCAGACAGAGTTGCCGGATTTATGGCGAACGGATGCACCATCATCGACACCGGCGCCAGCCGACTACTCGGAGAAATTCAGGGCGCGATTGGTACAAAACCCGAAGCGTTTGTCAATTACCGCGCTGTTTTGGAACGATACTATTTTGAATCACTGAAGATTATGGATCAAATGGACCAAAACGTCAAGGCGTTAATTATTCAGGGCACAGATGACGACAAAAATCGCGACACCGGATACACTCCCAAATACATCATGCTCACGGCTGACAAACAGGCAACTATTTCGCACGCCATCGGTTGTCTCGCCAACGCACCGCATACGACGCAAACGCCACTTCATGCCACTTATTGGACAACCTGGCTGGCTCACTGTCTTTTGGATCGCCCGCTTACCCACATCGATTCGGTTTATCACTATTTTGACGGCAGTAAGCTGATTGTCACGGCGAAAATCTCCGGAGAAACTACAGTCCACAAAGTTGTTCTCTGGGCCACGGATCAGAGCGATTTGGATGTCAGTTCCTGGAACGGATTTACCAATTACTCGATGTCTTTGAACGGCGATGTTTACACGGCAGAAATTCCCGCGAACTCTACCGCCTATTTTGTCGAAGTCCGCGACGAAGCCGGTGACGTTCCGGGCTTGATCGCTTCGCCGCCGCTGCCGGTGGACAAGGATTATCCGACAATGCCGCAACCTCCCGGCGAAATCGCAAACCTTCGGGCCGAAACAGGATCATCAAACATCGTTTTGAATTGGACTAATCCGAACGACACAGATTTTTGCGGCATTGTCATTCGCTGTGGCACCACAAATTATCCGGAGAGCCCGGTATCGGGCGAACTGATTTATGATGGTAATGGCACGACAGCAACGCACAATGTTTCCACAGAGACTAATCTTTACTATACGGCATTCACCTACGACTCCAACGGAAATTACAGCAACGGCGTCAATTTGTTAATTCAAGGGACTACTGGCGTTCAAAATGATGACGCTGCAAAACTGCCCGCTCATTTTGAATTAAATCAAAATTATCCCAATCCATTCAATCCGGAAACAACCATCCGCTTTCAATTGCCTGTGTCCAGCAATGTTACTCTTAAAATTTATGATTTATTGGGCAATGAA